The Drosophila bipectinata strain 14024-0381.07 chromosome 2L, DbipHiC1v2, whole genome shotgun sequence genome has a segment encoding these proteins:
- the bsh gene encoding brain-specific homeobox protein produces MAMLNEASLSPVDAHGPTAAAPTHSKAAGVSVTTMLATKTPFSIEHILFPNLNSANNNSSNNALNNNSGNTNNYVSGQKNTKNAVKSASASAIARSSFIHDNNLQKHSSHFMPSHPTVAASTSPSASVVAAATAAARGGQGASGYGSEDYSKSLHTTQRGSHHQRSGSSAYSSDPTAQQGSATGQHPPPPPVPVPPPPPPPPSGGAGGPNGVLYPNAPYTDHGFLQMTLGYLSPSSGTYKSVDPYFLSQASLFGGAPFFGAPGCVPELALGLGMGVNALRHCRRRKARTVFSDPQLSGLEKRFEAQRYLSTPERVELATALGLSETQVKTWFQNRRMKHKKQLRRRDNANEPVDFSRTELGKHPSEASSSDPKHAKLSSASGAVSTQSTSEQQQLQMCLMQQGYSTDDYSDLEADSEDEDNSSDVDIVGDSKLYQLT; encoded by the exons ATGGCGATGCTTAATGAGGCCAGCTTGAGTCCCGTGGATGCACACGGACCCACTGCAGCCGCACCCACGCACAGCAAGGCGGCGGGCGTCAGTGTCACCACAATGCTGGCAACCAAAACCCCGTTCTCCATCGAGCACATACTGTTTCCAAATTTAAATAGTGCCAATAATAACAGTAGCAATAACGCTTTAAACAATAACAGCGGCAATACCAATAATTACGTGTCCGGTCAAAAAAACACCAAGAATGCTGTGAaaagtgccagtgccagtgccataGCCAGGAGCAGCTTCATCCATGACAATAATCTACAGAAGCATTCTTCGCATTTCATGCCATCTCATCCGACCGTCGCTGCTTCGACTTCCCCATCGGCATCCGTAGTGGCGGCGGCGACGGCAGCTGCTCGCGGAGGCCAAGGAGCGTCGGGATACGGTAGCGAGGATTATTCCAAGTCCTTGCACACCACACAACG AGGCAGCCATCATCAACGTTCTGGATCATCTGCGTACTCCTCTGATCCGACGGCTCAGCAAGGATCTGCGACTGGGCAGCatcccccaccaccaccagtgCCCGTGCCTCCGCCACCTCCTCCGCCGCCAAGTGGAGGAGCGGGAGGTCCCAATGGAGTCCTGTACCCAAATGCGCCCTACACCGATCATGGCTTTCTTCAGATGACCCTCGGCTATCTGTCACCATCATCGGGGACCTACAAGTCGGTGGATCCCTATTTTCTTTCACAAG CCAGCCTGTTCGGAGGAGCGCCCTTCTTCGGGGCGCCTGGGTGCGTGCCGGAATTGGCCCTCGGTCTGGGGATGGGGGTGAATGCCCTGCGCCACTGCCGTCGAAGGAAGGCCCGCACAGTGTTCAGTGACCCGCAGCTATCCGGCCTGGAGAAACGGTTCGAGGCGCAGCGGTACCTCTCAACACCGGAGCGGGTGGAGCTGGCCACTGCGTTGGGCTTGAGTGAAACGCAAGTGAAGACCTGGTTCCAGAACCGGCGGATGAAGCACAAAAAGCAGCTACGGCGACGAGATAATGCCAATG AACCCGTTGACTTCTCACGCACCGAACTGGGAAAGCATCCGTCCGAAGCCTCCTCCTCGGATCCCAAGCACGCCAAACTGAGCTCCGCATCCGGGGCCGTGTCCACCCAGTCCACGAGCGAACAGCAGCAGCTACAGATGTGCCTGATGCAGCAGGGTTACTCCACGGACGACTACTCCGATCTGGAGGCGGACAGCGAGGACGAAGACAACTCCAGTGACGTGGATATTGTCGGTGATTCCAAGCTCTATCAGTTAACATAG
- the fbp gene encoding fructose-1,6-bisphosphatase 1 isoform X1: MAASNGNSKMSQQGPAFDSNAMTLTRFVLQEQRKFKGATGDLSQLLNCIQTAIKATASAVRKAGIAKLHGIAGDVNVQGEEVKKLDVLSNELFINMLKSSYTTCLMVSEENENVIEVEVDRQGKYIVCFDPLDGSSNIDCLVSIGSIFAIYRKKNDGPPTVEDALQPGNQLVAAGYALYGSATAIVLGLGSGVNGFTYDPAIGEFILTDPNMRVPEKGKIYSINEGYASDWEAGVVNYISAKKDPTKGKPYGARYVGSMVADVHRTIKYGGIFIYPATKSAPNGKLRLLYECNPMAYLMIQAGGLASDGKISILDIVPKKIHERSPIFLGSKADVEEALSYLK; encoded by the exons ATGGCGGCGAGTAACGGTAATT CCAAAATGAGCCAACAGGGTCCAGCTTTCGACTCCAACGCGATGACGCTGACGCGTTTCGTGCTTCAGGAGCAACGTAAATTCAAGGGCGCCACTGGTGACCTGTCACAACTGCTCAACTGCATCCAGACGGCCATCAAGGCCACCGCCTCGGCGGTGCGGAAGGCAGGAATCGCTAAGCTTCACGGCATCGCTGGCGACGTGAACGTCCAGGGCGAGGAGGTGAAGAAACTGGACGTTCTCTCTAACGAGCTGTTCATCAACATGCTCAAGTCATCCTACACAACCTGCCTGATGGTGTCCGAGGAGAACGAGAATGTTATTGAAGTGGAAGTGGATCGACAG GGAAAATACATCGTGTGCTTCGATCCGCTGGACGGCTCCTCCAACATAGACTGCCTGGTGTCGATCGGTTCGATCTTCGCCATCTACCGCAAGAAGAATGATGGACCTCCGACCGTCGAAGATGCTCTTCAGCCTGGCAATCAGTTGGTGGCCGCAGGATATGCCCTATACGGCTCTGCCACCGCCATTGTCCTTGGACTGGGCTCCGGGGTGAACGGCTTTACCTATGATCCGGCCATTGGTGAGTTCATCCTGACCGATCCCAACATGCGCGTTCCCGAGAAGGGAAAAATCTATTCGATCAACGAGGGCTACGCCAGCGACTGGGAAGCGGGTGTGGTGAACTACATCAGTGCCAAGAAGGATCCGACAAAGGGAAAGCCATACGGAGCCCGTTACGTAGGCTCCATGGTGGCCGATGTCCACCGAACCATCAAGTACGGCGGAATTTTCATCTACCCGGCGACCAAGTCGGCCCCAAATGGAAAACTGCGACTGCTCTATGAGTGTAACCCGATGGCCTACCTCATGATTCAGGCCGGTGGACTGGCCAGCGACGGAAAGATCAGCATCCTGGATATTGTTCCCAA
- the fbp gene encoding fructose-1,6-bisphosphatase 1 isoform X2: MSQQGPAFDSNAMTLTRFVLQEQRKFKGATGDLSQLLNCIQTAIKATASAVRKAGIAKLHGIAGDVNVQGEEVKKLDVLSNELFINMLKSSYTTCLMVSEENENVIEVEVDRQGKYIVCFDPLDGSSNIDCLVSIGSIFAIYRKKNDGPPTVEDALQPGNQLVAAGYALYGSATAIVLGLGSGVNGFTYDPAIGEFILTDPNMRVPEKGKIYSINEGYASDWEAGVVNYISAKKDPTKGKPYGARYVGSMVADVHRTIKYGGIFIYPATKSAPNGKLRLLYECNPMAYLMIQAGGLASDGKISILDIVPKKIHERSPIFLGSKADVEEALSYLK, from the exons ATGAGCCAACAGGGTCCAGCTTTCGACTCCAACGCGATGACGCTGACGCGTTTCGTGCTTCAGGAGCAACGTAAATTCAAGGGCGCCACTGGTGACCTGTCACAACTGCTCAACTGCATCCAGACGGCCATCAAGGCCACCGCCTCGGCGGTGCGGAAGGCAGGAATCGCTAAGCTTCACGGCATCGCTGGCGACGTGAACGTCCAGGGCGAGGAGGTGAAGAAACTGGACGTTCTCTCTAACGAGCTGTTCATCAACATGCTCAAGTCATCCTACACAACCTGCCTGATGGTGTCCGAGGAGAACGAGAATGTTATTGAAGTGGAAGTGGATCGACAG GGAAAATACATCGTGTGCTTCGATCCGCTGGACGGCTCCTCCAACATAGACTGCCTGGTGTCGATCGGTTCGATCTTCGCCATCTACCGCAAGAAGAATGATGGACCTCCGACCGTCGAAGATGCTCTTCAGCCTGGCAATCAGTTGGTGGCCGCAGGATATGCCCTATACGGCTCTGCCACCGCCATTGTCCTTGGACTGGGCTCCGGGGTGAACGGCTTTACCTATGATCCGGCCATTGGTGAGTTCATCCTGACCGATCCCAACATGCGCGTTCCCGAGAAGGGAAAAATCTATTCGATCAACGAGGGCTACGCCAGCGACTGGGAAGCGGGTGTGGTGAACTACATCAGTGCCAAGAAGGATCCGACAAAGGGAAAGCCATACGGAGCCCGTTACGTAGGCTCCATGGTGGCCGATGTCCACCGAACCATCAAGTACGGCGGAATTTTCATCTACCCGGCGACCAAGTCGGCCCCAAATGGAAAACTGCGACTGCTCTATGAGTGTAACCCGATGGCCTACCTCATGATTCAGGCCGGTGGACTGGCCAGCGACGGAAAGATCAGCATCCTGGATATTGTTCCCAA